In Streptomyces sp. SN-593, a single genomic region encodes these proteins:
- a CDS encoding polysaccharide pyruvyl transferase family protein produces MSTLSSRSDAAWAAPAPQSAAALTGKRRIAFAAWADAGRLPGLLALLRSLALTNQAVCEDFLVLHDGLPEGTAERVAAYHPRAELRRVEPESAERRASYAQAAGGAAEPGAYGVLEAFRLRDHDTVIVLDTAQVACGPLGRLLTLRRGLAAAPYRPGGDAPGTRVLVVQREHLTDAFCARLDAVARDGAYPQERAAAGVLAAALDAPYEPLDTDGVFASAHSAPSAAPGEPDGCAPADFQARFMALSGPAHHDLLVHLGTPHVARTGDVGCARRVAAAHIAAGEYQDAVDLLGSVRIPVDDAWPHEVYGQALMSVSRDEEARAHLRLATASPNWAPPAFARLAQIAWVRGDDDGARQSALAGLDADPTHRPCRQMLLRAAVPDGPADPAGAPAVEPAAAREQLAHVAFYMPRQGNAGDKVLPEAVRLAFDRDPGPRRWHSVHAHRLFDEAALERVNSRRGLVIGGGGLFLPDTMPNGNSAWQWNVPDDVLARVEVPVAVYAVGFNLFDGQSYRHERFRTALRALAEKAAFFGLRNHGSIAQVRRLLPPELHGKVRFQPCPTTVTRHLVPGWSDPVRRDDTILLNAAYDRAGLRFGHDYGHFLAELAFSVRALGARAEVRCAAHTVEDERIAHDLRREHGVALPVVPMYDFDTDGIRAAYARTKLVIGMRGHAGMVPFGCGTPIISLISHPKMAYFLADIDRPAWGVSVHDRDLSARLTERATALLDDHEAAVADVRERQDMLWRVTRENAEVLRTLGF; encoded by the coding sequence ATGAGCACCCTGTCCTCCCGCTCCGACGCGGCCTGGGCCGCACCCGCCCCGCAGTCCGCCGCCGCCCTCACCGGCAAGCGGCGGATCGCCTTCGCCGCGTGGGCCGACGCCGGCCGGCTGCCCGGCCTGCTGGCGTTGCTGCGCAGCCTCGCCCTGACCAACCAGGCCGTGTGCGAGGACTTCCTCGTGCTCCACGACGGGCTGCCGGAAGGCACCGCCGAGCGTGTCGCCGCCTACCACCCGCGCGCCGAACTGCGCCGTGTGGAGCCGGAGTCGGCCGAGCGCCGCGCGTCGTACGCGCAGGCCGCCGGCGGCGCCGCCGAGCCGGGCGCGTACGGCGTGCTGGAGGCGTTCCGGCTGCGCGACCACGACACGGTGATCGTGCTGGACACCGCGCAGGTGGCCTGCGGCCCGCTCGGCCGGCTGCTGACGCTGCGCCGGGGCCTGGCGGCGGCACCGTACCGGCCCGGCGGGGACGCGCCCGGCACGCGGGTGCTGGTGGTGCAGCGCGAGCACCTGACCGACGCGTTCTGCGCGCGGCTGGACGCGGTGGCCCGGGACGGCGCCTACCCGCAGGAGCGGGCCGCGGCGGGCGTGCTGGCGGCGGCGCTGGACGCGCCGTACGAACCGCTCGACACCGACGGGGTGTTCGCCTCGGCGCACTCCGCCCCGAGCGCCGCCCCCGGGGAGCCCGACGGATGCGCGCCCGCCGACTTCCAGGCGCGGTTCATGGCGCTGTCCGGCCCCGCGCACCACGACCTGCTGGTGCACCTCGGCACCCCGCACGTGGCGAGGACCGGCGACGTGGGCTGCGCGCGCCGGGTCGCGGCCGCGCACATCGCCGCGGGCGAGTACCAGGACGCGGTCGACCTGCTCGGCTCGGTGCGCATACCGGTGGACGACGCGTGGCCGCACGAGGTCTACGGCCAGGCGCTGATGAGCGTCTCGCGCGACGAAGAGGCGCGGGCGCACCTGCGGTTGGCCACCGCCTCCCCCAACTGGGCGCCGCCCGCGTTCGCCAGGCTGGCGCAGATCGCCTGGGTGCGCGGGGACGACGACGGCGCGCGGCAGTCGGCCCTGGCCGGGCTGGACGCGGACCCGACGCACCGGCCGTGCCGGCAGATGCTGCTGCGCGCCGCCGTGCCCGACGGACCCGCCGACCCGGCCGGCGCTCCCGCCGTCGAACCGGCCGCAGCGCGCGAGCAGTTGGCGCACGTCGCGTTCTACATGCCGCGGCAGGGCAACGCTGGCGACAAGGTGCTGCCCGAGGCCGTACGGCTCGCCTTCGACCGCGACCCGGGTCCCCGCCGCTGGCACTCCGTGCACGCCCACCGGCTGTTCGACGAGGCCGCGTTGGAGCGGGTCAACTCCCGCCGCGGGCTGGTGATCGGCGGCGGCGGGCTCTTCCTGCCCGACACCATGCCCAACGGCAACAGCGCCTGGCAGTGGAACGTCCCCGACGACGTGCTGGCCCGTGTCGAGGTGCCCGTCGCGGTCTACGCGGTCGGCTTCAACCTCTTCGACGGCCAGTCGTACCGGCACGAGCGCTTCCGCACCGCGTTGCGGGCACTCGCCGAGAAGGCGGCCTTCTTCGGCCTGCGCAACCACGGGTCCATCGCGCAGGTGCGCCGGCTGCTGCCGCCGGAGCTGCACGGCAAGGTGCGCTTCCAGCCCTGTCCCACCACCGTCACCCGCCACCTGGTGCCCGGCTGGTCCGACCCCGTACGGCGCGACGACACCATCCTGCTCAACGCCGCCTACGACCGCGCGGGCCTGCGCTTCGGCCACGACTACGGCCACTTCCTCGCCGAACTCGCCTTCTCGGTGCGGGCGCTGGGCGCCCGTGCGGAGGTGCGGTGCGCGGCCCACACGGTGGAGGACGAGCGGATCGCCCACGACCTGCGGCGCGAGCACGGCGTGGCGCTGCCGGTCGTCCCGATGTACGACTTCGACACCGACGGCATCCGGGCCGCCTACGCCCGCACCAAGCTGGTCATCGGCATGCGCGGCCACGCCGGTATGGTCCCGTTCGGCTGCGGCACCCCGATCATCAGCCTCA
- a CDS encoding ABC transporter ATP-binding protein, translated as MTRAITLHEVSKYYPKQPSPAVDRFSLDIAPGEFLVLLGPSGCGKSTVLRMIAGLEDITTGELLLDGEYSNDLAPGDRKMAMVFQNFALYPSMTSRENIGFPLRFEMPGEEHGPRVDETARILGIEEILDRYPGQLSGGERQRVAMGRAISRHPSVFLMDEPLSNLDAKLRAHLRAEIARLTRGMGVTTVYVTHDQAEAMSLGDRVAIMRSGVLQQLSSPRDAYHLPENVFVAAFVGTPRINLLQATVIAPLSGGMWIDFGRQRLGLPEPLGYDHQMLRIQQGRPIIVGLRSEAVRIAQPSQAHAGEVVISGVVEHVEYQGHESLVHLDTGSRPAIVPELEAPRPAPAVTRAGSRRAASGSGGGIGKLAQKAARRLQASIPARDAAGAGGGAGGGAGGVPPRPGHAPGAAVIDRPQASPETRTGDLVVRTGPDIQVRRGDRVPLLVDLAHLYVFDRDGNRVCPAPTRQPLLE; from the coding sequence ATGACTCGCGCCATCACCCTGCACGAAGTTTCCAAGTACTACCCGAAGCAGCCGTCGCCGGCCGTGGACCGGTTCTCGCTGGACATCGCCCCCGGTGAGTTCCTGGTACTGCTCGGCCCCTCGGGCTGCGGAAAGTCCACGGTCCTGCGGATGATCGCCGGCCTGGAGGACATCACCACCGGCGAACTGCTGCTCGACGGCGAGTACTCCAACGACCTGGCGCCGGGCGACCGGAAGATGGCGATGGTCTTCCAGAACTTCGCCCTCTACCCGAGCATGACCAGCCGGGAGAACATCGGGTTCCCGCTGCGCTTCGAGATGCCCGGCGAGGAGCACGGGCCCCGGGTGGACGAGACCGCCCGCATCCTCGGGATCGAGGAGATCCTCGACCGCTACCCCGGGCAGCTTTCCGGCGGCGAGCGGCAGCGTGTCGCGATGGGCCGGGCGATCTCCCGGCACCCCTCGGTCTTCCTGATGGACGAGCCGCTGTCGAACCTCGACGCGAAGCTGCGGGCGCACCTGCGCGCGGAGATCGCACGCCTCACCCGCGGGATGGGCGTGACCACGGTGTACGTCACCCACGACCAGGCCGAGGCGATGTCGCTCGGGGACCGCGTGGCGATCATGCGCAGCGGGGTGCTCCAGCAGCTCAGCAGCCCGCGGGACGCGTACCACCTGCCGGAGAACGTGTTCGTGGCCGCGTTCGTCGGCACGCCGCGGATCAACCTGCTCCAGGCGACCGTGATCGCTCCGCTGAGCGGGGGGATGTGGATCGACTTCGGCCGCCAGCGGCTGGGGCTGCCGGAGCCGCTCGGCTACGACCACCAGATGCTCCGCATCCAGCAGGGCCGGCCGATCATCGTCGGGCTGCGGTCGGAGGCGGTGCGGATCGCGCAGCCGAGCCAGGCGCACGCGGGGGAGGTGGTGATCAGCGGGGTCGTCGAGCACGTGGAGTACCAGGGGCACGAGTCGCTGGTGCACCTCGACACCGGGTCGCGGCCGGCGATCGTGCCGGAGCTGGAGGCGCCGCGGCCGGCGCCCGCCGTGACGCGGGCCGGGAGCAGGCGGGCCGCGAGTGGTTCGGGGGGCGGGATCGGGAAGTTGGCGCAGAAGGCCGCGCGGCGGCTCCAGGCGTCGATTCCGGCGCGGGACGCGGCGGGTGCGGGTGGGGGTGCGGGTGGGGGTGCGGGTGGGGTGCCGCCGAGGCCCGGGCACGCGCCCGGGGCGGCGGTCATCGACCGGCCTCAGGCGTCGCCCGAGACCCGCACGGGGGATCTCGTGGTGCGCACCGGGCCGGACATCCAGGTACGGCGCGGGGACCGGGTGCCGCTTCTCGTCGACCTCGCGCACCTTTACGTCTTCGATCGCGACGGCAACCGGGTGTGTCCCGCTCCCACCCGGCAGCCCCTCCTGGAGTAG
- a CDS encoding glycosyltransferase family 29 protein has translation MCGTLTASRDENRHPELTRRLIHLPSPDELGQDTPAGPAVTDDLLDALLEAGGSAVPAGDAGRRLARTVTETVLPLRPDSRPAWRLRARALEAAGDTEGALAAYDRCVALAAHDTHARTRATALRTALPEERALAALLPGAGVPPRGPGTVPALEAAAVRHIEEHLATAAAGSPALAEVIALYADQHRHRLRAPIADPTYGGTGWLDLGGLRNRIAGRSICLVANSGTVKDGSLGALIDSYDVVVRFTSYVIDPAATGTRTDIHVTGHRKVFNWDRPVTTRLVLGDSAAAWRTDVRARLVPGAQRYAGDESLRAPVRDIGRLDEGRWPHPPTCSFEAMWLLDFLDVSPRLDLVGFDFHRTPPYRLPGAALIPTASDEANTRQEAWVMERARNIAGPVVSLR, from the coding sequence ATGTGCGGCACCCTCACCGCGTCCCGCGACGAGAACCGCCACCCCGAACTGACCCGGCGCCTGATCCACCTCCCCTCGCCGGACGAACTCGGCCAGGACACCCCGGCGGGCCCGGCCGTGACGGACGACCTGCTCGACGCCCTCCTGGAGGCCGGCGGGTCCGCGGTCCCGGCCGGCGACGCGGGCCGCCGCCTCGCGCGGACCGTGACGGAGACCGTGCTGCCGCTGCGTCCGGACTCCCGCCCGGCCTGGCGCCTGCGGGCCCGCGCGCTGGAGGCCGCGGGCGACACCGAGGGCGCGCTGGCGGCGTACGACCGCTGCGTGGCCCTCGCGGCCCACGACACCCACGCCCGCACCCGCGCGACCGCGCTGCGCACGGCCCTCCCGGAGGAACGCGCGCTCGCCGCGCTGCTCCCGGGCGCCGGCGTCCCGCCCCGCGGCCCCGGCACCGTACCGGCCCTGGAGGCGGCCGCGGTGCGGCACATCGAGGAGCACCTCGCCACCGCGGCGGCCGGCTCCCCCGCGCTGGCGGAGGTGATCGCCCTCTACGCCGACCAGCACCGCCACCGTCTGCGCGCCCCGATCGCGGACCCCACCTACGGCGGCACCGGCTGGCTCGACCTCGGCGGGCTCCGCAACCGGATCGCCGGCCGCTCGATCTGCCTGGTCGCCAACTCCGGCACGGTGAAGGACGGTTCGCTCGGCGCGCTGATCGACTCCTACGACGTGGTGGTCCGCTTCACCTCGTACGTGATCGATCCGGCCGCGACCGGCACCCGCACCGACATCCATGTCACCGGGCACCGGAAGGTCTTCAACTGGGACCGCCCGGTCACCACCCGCCTGGTCCTCGGCGACAGCGCCGCCGCGTGGCGCACCGACGTCCGCGCCCGCCTGGTGCCCGGCGCGCAGCGGTACGCCGGCGACGAGTCGCTGCGCGCCCCCGTACGGGACATCGGCCGCCTGGACGAGGGCCGTTGGCCGCACCCGCCGACCTGCTCCTTCGAGGCGATGTGGCTGCTCGACTTCCTCGACGTCAGCCCGCGCCTCGACCTGGTCGGCTTCGACTTCCACCGGACGCCGCCCTACCGCCTGCCGGGCGCGGCCCTGATACCCACCGCCTCCGACGAGGCGAACACCCGCCAGGAGGCATGGGTCATGGAACGTGCCCGGAACATCGCGGGACCGGTGGTCTCCCTGCGATGA